In a genomic window of uncultured Flavobacterium sp.:
- a CDS encoding uracil phosphoribosyltransferase, with amino-acid sequence MTAFFEGIQYLFVNILFAPLDFLRHLELITWFGANTINWIFMTICACAIVYWIKQLRIFDDAGTENQDTTAHSFLK; translated from the coding sequence ATGACAGCTTTTTTTGAAGGAATACAATACTTATTCGTTAACATTTTATTTGCTCCTCTTGACTTTTTACGTCATTTAGAACTAATTACTTGGTTTGGTGCTAATACAATTAACTGGATTTTTATGACCATTTGCGCATGTGCAATCGTTTATTGGATTAAACAATTACGCATATTTGATGACGCTGGAACAGAAAACCAAGATACAACAGCTCACTCTTTTTTAAAATAA
- a CDS encoding DUF6427 family protein, whose protein sequence is MITSVFKKSTPLNYSLVVILILVFFFLFQIQEPSWINNYFLGFQKVSLLCFILASFFMINFIVKKNGLSKDNGYAIFFYLLFVLFFPTIFNNPNVIYANFFLLLALRRLISLQSLKASKEKIFDASFWIFVAALFQFWCVLFIILVFISIVFHVSRDYRNWVLPFIALLAVSIVFLMISLIFHINAIEFLEKRAVIDFNIDYFKNNYENGALSIYVAISLFFVVSMLMTLSNRPQIVHTSYKKVIACFFIAVAVYIISPDKSNDLLLFSIAPLTIMAASHVEYMQQKLNNEIVFYVLICCSLFTYFSQL, encoded by the coding sequence ATGATAACAAGTGTTTTTAAAAAATCTACGCCATTAAATTATTCATTGGTCGTAATTTTAATACTGGTTTTCTTTTTCCTGTTCCAAATCCAAGAACCTTCCTGGATTAATAATTACTTTTTGGGATTTCAAAAAGTTAGTTTATTGTGCTTTATATTGGCTTCTTTTTTTATGATTAATTTCATTGTAAAAAAGAACGGGCTCAGTAAAGACAATGGTTATGCGATATTTTTCTATTTGTTGTTTGTATTGTTTTTCCCTACAATATTTAATAATCCAAATGTAATTTATGCTAACTTTTTTCTTTTATTAGCCTTGCGACGATTGATTTCATTACAATCATTGAAAGCTTCTAAAGAAAAAATATTTGACGCTTCATTTTGGATTTTTGTAGCTGCTTTATTTCAATTTTGGTGTGTTCTCTTTATTATTTTAGTATTTATATCAATTGTTTTTCACGTTTCAAGAGATTATAGAAACTGGGTTTTACCATTTATTGCGCTTCTGGCTGTTTCAATTGTCTTTTTAATGATATCATTAATCTTTCATATTAATGCGATTGAATTTTTAGAAAAAAGAGCAGTAATTGATTTTAACATTGATTATTTTAAGAATAATTACGAGAACGGAGCACTTTCTATCTACGTTGCAATATCCTTGTTTTTTGTAGTTTCAATGTTAATGACATTATCAAACAGACCACAAATTGTACATACTTCGTATAAAAAAGTGATTGCATGTTTTTTTATTGCTGTGGCTGTTTATATCATTTCGCCTGATAAAAGTAATGACCTATTGTTGTTTAGTATTGCACCTTTAACGATTATGGCGGCAAGTCATGTCGAGTATATGCAGCAAAAACTCAATAACGAAATTGTTTTTTATGTGTTGATTTGCTGCAGTTTATTTACCTATTTTTCTCAATTATAG
- the purD gene encoding phosphoribosylamine--glycine ligase gives MTILLLGSGGREHAFAWKMIQSPLCEKLFVAPGNAGTAAIATNVAMSPTDFDAIKAFVLQENVKMVVVGPEDPLVKGIYDYFKNDESLQHIPVIGPSKLGAQLEGSKEFAKEFLMKHNIPTAAYDSFTAETVENGCAFLEILQPPYVLKADGLAAGKGVLIIQDLEEAKTELRNMLVHEKFGAASSKVVIEEFLDGIELSCFVLTDGKSYKILPTAKDYKRIGEGDTGLNTGGMGAVSPVPYVDAVLMEKIETRIVKPTIEGFQKDGIEYKGFVFIGLINVKNEPIVIEYNVRMGDPETEVVVPRLKSDLVALFQSVADQKLDTFELEVDPRSATTIMVVSGGYPEDFEKGKVITGLENITDSIVFHAGTKLDNENVVSNGGRVLTVTSYGDDFQQAIKKSYQNIDKLNFDKMYFRKDIGFDLI, from the coding sequence ATGACAATTTTACTATTAGGATCGGGAGGAAGAGAGCATGCTTTTGCGTGGAAAATGATTCAGAGTCCGCTTTGCGAAAAACTTTTTGTTGCACCAGGAAATGCAGGAACGGCTGCTATTGCTACAAACGTTGCAATGTCTCCAACTGATTTTGATGCTATTAAAGCATTTGTATTGCAGGAAAACGTAAAAATGGTTGTTGTAGGACCAGAAGATCCTTTGGTGAAAGGAATTTACGATTATTTTAAAAATGACGAAAGTTTACAACATATTCCGGTTATTGGGCCATCAAAATTAGGTGCACAATTAGAAGGAAGTAAAGAATTTGCAAAAGAATTCTTGATGAAACACAATATTCCAACAGCAGCTTACGATAGTTTTACTGCGGAAACTGTTGAAAATGGATGTGCGTTCTTAGAAATTTTACAACCTCCATATGTTTTAAAAGCTGATGGTTTAGCAGCAGGAAAAGGTGTTTTGATTATTCAGGATCTTGAAGAGGCAAAAACAGAATTGAGAAACATGTTGGTTCATGAAAAATTTGGAGCAGCAAGTTCAAAAGTAGTTATTGAAGAATTTCTTGACGGAATCGAATTAAGCTGTTTCGTTTTGACTGACGGAAAAAGCTATAAAATTCTTCCAACTGCAAAAGATTACAAACGTATTGGCGAAGGTGATACAGGATTAAATACAGGCGGAATGGGAGCAGTTTCTCCAGTTCCTTACGTTGACGCTGTTTTGATGGAAAAAATCGAAACTCGTATCGTAAAACCAACAATTGAAGGTTTCCAAAAAGACGGAATCGAATATAAAGGATTTGTATTTATTGGTTTGATTAATGTAAAAAATGAACCAATTGTTATTGAATACAATGTGAGAATGGGTGATCCGGAAACTGAAGTTGTGGTTCCAAGATTAAAATCTGATTTGGTTGCATTGTTTCAATCCGTTGCAGATCAAAAGTTAGATACTTTCGAATTAGAAGTTGATCCAAGAAGTGCAACTACAATTATGGTAGTTTCTGGTGGATATCCTGAAGATTTTGAAAAAGGAAAAGTAATTACCGGATTAGAAAATATTACAGATTCTATAGTTTTTCATGCAGGAACAAAATTAGATAACGAAAATGTCGTTAGTAATGGAGGACGTGTATTGACTGTAACATCTTATGGTGACGATTTCCAACAGGCCATAAAAAAATCTTACCAAAATATAGATAAACTAAATTTTGATAAGATGTATTTTAGAAAAGATATCGGCTTCGATCTAATATAA